From one Bacteroides fragilis NCTC 9343 genomic stretch:
- a CDS encoding type IA DNA topoisomerase, whose amino-acid sequence MIAVIGEKPSVARDIARILGASEKQDGYLSGNGYLVTWAFGHLVGLAMPEAYGIQSFRRESLPIIPDSFQLTPRQVKAEKGYKADPGALKQLKVIKEVFDQSDKIIVATDAGREGELIFRYIYQYIGCNKPFVRLWISSLTDKAIREGLQNLKAGSLYDNLFRSAQARSEADYLIGINATQALSVAAGQGIFSLGRVQSPTLAMICTRFLENKNFVPQKYWQLKLQSAKDNIAFTALSADKYDMQQAAIDTLQRIKEAKTVQVKTVERKEVNQEPPLLYDLTTLQKEANAKLNFSADKTLSIAQKLYEGKLISYPRTGSRYISQDVFEEIPERLVNLEQYARFAGYAAGMKGKALNSRSVNDGRVTDHHALIVTENLPGKMETDEQAIYELIAGRMLEAFSEKCVKDVTSVTLECAGSLFTVKGSVIKSAGWRAVFAEKEDGEDNATLPVMQDGDTLPLSGIELLEKQTKPKPLHTESSLLSSMETAGKELENADLKASMKDTGIGTPATRAAIIETLFFRQYIVREKKNLVPTEKGLAVYNIIRDKKIADVEMTGMWENTLAKIESGEMNPDTFRKGIEVYARQITAELLGVQLSFASGSGCICPKCKTGRILFDPKVAKCSNVDCSVTIFRNKSDKQLTDKQITELVTTGKTGLIKGFKSKNGKVFDASLTFDEQFNVTFVFPEKKGKSKK is encoded by the coding sequence ATGATTGCAGTAATCGGAGAAAAACCAAGTGTGGCAAGGGACATTGCCCGCATTTTAGGAGCGAGTGAAAAACAGGATGGCTACCTTTCAGGTAACGGGTATCTCGTTACCTGGGCGTTCGGCCATCTTGTAGGTTTGGCAATGCCGGAAGCATACGGCATACAGAGTTTCCGTCGGGAAAGTCTGCCTATCATTCCGGATAGTTTTCAACTTACCCCCCGACAAGTAAAAGCGGAAAAAGGGTACAAGGCAGACCCCGGCGCATTGAAACAGCTAAAGGTAATCAAAGAGGTATTCGACCAGTCGGACAAGATTATAGTCGCCACCGATGCAGGAAGAGAGGGAGAACTTATATTCAGGTACATCTACCAGTATATCGGATGCAACAAGCCCTTTGTCCGTTTATGGATAAGCAGCCTTACGGACAAGGCAATCCGTGAGGGACTGCAAAACCTGAAAGCCGGTAGTCTGTATGATAACCTGTTCCGTTCGGCACAGGCACGCAGCGAAGCGGATTATTTGATTGGAATAAACGCAACACAGGCTTTAAGCGTGGCAGCCGGACAAGGAATATTCTCTTTGGGACGGGTACAGTCACCTACGTTGGCAATGATATGCACTCGCTTTTTGGAGAACAAGAACTTTGTCCCGCAAAAGTATTGGCAACTGAAATTACAGTCGGCAAAGGATAATATAGCTTTTACGGCACTATCCGCAGATAAATACGATATGCAGCAAGCCGCCATCGACACGTTGCAAAGGATAAAGGAAGCGAAAACGGTTCAGGTGAAAACCGTAGAGCGTAAGGAAGTGAACCAAGAACCGCCTTTGCTCTATGATTTAACCACGCTGCAAAAAGAAGCGAATGCCAAACTGAATTTTTCCGCAGACAAAACCCTATCCATTGCACAAAAGTTATACGAGGGTAAACTAATCAGCTACCCCCGAACCGGAAGCCGTTATATATCGCAGGATGTGTTCGAGGAAATCCCGGAACGTCTTGTTAATTTGGAACAGTACGCTCGTTTTGCCGGGTATGCTGCCGGGATGAAAGGCAAAGCCTTAAATTCCCGTTCTGTGAACGATGGCAGGGTAACAGACCACCACGCTTTGATAGTAACGGAAAATCTGCCCGGCAAGATGGAAACGGACGAACAGGCAATCTATGAACTGATAGCCGGACGGATGTTGGAAGCCTTTTCTGAAAAATGCGTCAAAGACGTTACCAGTGTAACGCTGGAATGTGCAGGGTCGCTTTTCACGGTCAAAGGGTCTGTAATCAAATCCGCCGGATGGCGTGCCGTATTCGCCGAGAAAGAAGACGGAGAGGATAACGCCACTTTGCCCGTCATGCAGGACGGTGACACTCTGCCACTTTCCGGCATTGAACTACTGGAGAAACAGACCAAGCCCAAGCCGTTACACACGGAAAGCAGCCTGCTTTCTTCAATGGAAACAGCGGGTAAGGAACTGGAAAACGCCGACCTGAAAGCCAGCATGAAAGATACGGGTATCGGTACGCCCGCTACGAGGGCAGCCATCATCGAAACGCTGTTTTTCCGCCAGTATATCGTCCGGGAGAAAAAGAACCTTGTCCCGACCGAGAAAGGGCTTGCCGTTTACAACATTATCCGGGATAAGAAGATAGCAGACGTTGAAATGACGGGAATGTGGGAAAACACGCTTGCCAAAATAGAAAGCGGAGAAATGAACCCCGACACGTTCCGCAAAGGCATCGAAGTGTATGCACGGCAAATTACGGCTGAACTTTTGGGTGTTCAGCTTTCTTTCGCTTCGGGTAGTGGTTGCATTTGCCCCAAATGCAAGACCGGACGCATCCTTTTCGATCCGAAAGTCGCCAAATGTTCCAATGTGGATTGTTCCGTTACCATCTTTCGCAATAAGAGCGACAAGCAGCTAACAGACAAGCAGATTACCGAACTGGTGACTACCGGGAAAACCGGGCTAATCAAAGGCTTTAAAAGCAAGAACGGCAAAGTCTTTGACGCTTCACTTACCTTTGACGAGCAGTTTAATGTTACTTTCGTGTTTCCTGAAAAGAAAGGTAAGTCGAAGAAGTAA
- a CDS encoding helix-turn-helix domain-containing protein translates to MYIDKDVFTVWMERIMDRFDMQDKKIDRVIKGRNCLDGEELLDNQDLCLLLKVAPRTLTRYRKKGILPFLMLDGRCYYRATDVHKLIREKTD, encoded by the coding sequence ATGTATATAGATAAAGACGTTTTTACCGTATGGATGGAACGTATCATGGATAGGTTCGACATGCAGGACAAGAAGATAGACCGGGTAATAAAAGGACGTAATTGTTTGGACGGGGAAGAACTGCTGGATAATCAGGACTTGTGCCTGCTTCTGAAAGTAGCTCCCCGAACACTGACCCGTTACCGAAAAAAGGGAATACTCCCTTTCCTTATGCTGGATGGCAGATGTTATTACCGTGCTACGGACGTACACAAGTTAATCCGGGAAAAAACCGATTAA
- a CDS encoding dihydrofolate reductase family protein → MKHLKTCIAVSLDGFIATKDNELDWMPENVKKEISEAYEQPGVLLAGVNTYTYIFEHWGGWPYKSKKTFVVSHYDTNVSEKENVSFLTDMPLRAVNELKSNSETDIQVIGGGKFITSLIEASLLDEITLYIIPVMLGNGIKFIGKTFGSKWELTQNKILDNQVVCLTYQYKGE, encoded by the coding sequence ATGAAACATTTAAAAACTTGTATTGCCGTTTCTCTTGATGGTTTCATAGCCACAAAGGATAATGAATTGGACTGGATGCCTGAAAACGTCAAAAAGGAAATTTCGGAAGCCTATGAACAGCCGGGTGTATTGCTTGCCGGAGTTAATACCTATACCTATATTTTTGAACATTGGGGCGGATGGCCGTACAAAAGCAAAAAAACTTTTGTAGTGTCCCACTACGATACCAATGTGTCGGAAAAGGAGAATGTAAGCTTTCTTACTGATATGCCATTACGTGCGGTCAATGAACTTAAATCAAATTCGGAAACCGATATTCAGGTTATCGGCGGCGGTAAGTTCATAACATCCCTGATTGAAGCGTCCCTACTTGATGAAATAACGCTATATATTATCCCGGTCATGCTGGGGAACGGCATCAAGTTTATAGGTAAAACTTTCGGGTCGAAGTGGGAACTGACCCAAAACAAGATACTGGATAATCAGGTCGTTTGCCTGACCTACCAGTATAAAGGAGAATGA